Proteins encoded in a region of the Cytobacillus pseudoceanisediminis genome:
- a CDS encoding DUF1672 family protein, whose amino-acid sequence MHKKTKILLCSVGISLMLGGCSGMNSANNNQESEKSKETQAAPSEESLISVQDYTGEGYALPYGKETDKIADESLDEIEEAAIEFFKEKYKTDVTVHNVVGAKDGATVFVESKGEPHFYTYAVVPIDELEKKVMTEKIWADQFQVENAIKGGLYHMIFNEEFQQLDDYLETIAAEGQVTGKTKDALQNVGGHGYMTPYYFIALTSKEEAIKPVYDLYISNPDESTENLRNAYEEGSFNPENFKINIQLFMADKQAEPSEEIFNQITKELEEMDSIPKGTYSFSLNDNFIDKQSSEGAKDNSLKRGFPDYIIKE is encoded by the coding sequence ATGCACAAGAAAACGAAAATTTTACTCTGCAGTGTCGGCATATCATTAATGCTTGGAGGATGTTCTGGTATGAATAGCGCAAATAACAATCAGGAAAGTGAAAAATCAAAAGAAACACAGGCTGCCCCTTCTGAAGAATCACTGATCAGTGTTCAGGATTATACCGGTGAAGGCTATGCACTTCCATATGGAAAAGAAACCGATAAAATTGCTGATGAAAGTCTTGATGAAATAGAGGAAGCTGCAATTGAGTTTTTTAAGGAGAAATATAAGACCGATGTAACGGTGCATAACGTGGTGGGTGCTAAGGATGGGGCTACTGTGTTTGTAGAATCCAAAGGTGAGCCGCATTTCTACACTTATGCTGTAGTACCAATTGATGAACTAGAAAAGAAAGTGATGACAGAAAAGATATGGGCGGACCAATTCCAGGTGGAAAATGCCATTAAAGGCGGATTGTATCACATGATCTTTAATGAAGAGTTCCAACAGCTCGACGACTATCTTGAGACTATTGCAGCAGAAGGTCAGGTAACCGGAAAAACAAAGGATGCCCTCCAAAATGTGGGCGGACACGGATATATGACTCCATATTATTTTATTGCATTAACAAGTAAAGAAGAGGCTATTAAACCAGTTTATGACCTTTATATAAGCAATCCTGATGAAAGTACGGAAAATTTGAGGAATGCCTATGAAGAGGGCTCGTTTAATCCTGAAAACTTCAAAATCAATATACAATTATTTATGGCTGATAAGCAGGCAGAACCAAGTGAAGAAATATTTAATCAAATCACGAAAGAGCTGGAAGAAATGGACTCAATACCTAAGGGCACATACAGCTTCTCTCTTAATGATAACTTCATTGATAAACAAAGTTCGGAAGGTGCTAAAGATAATTCTTTAAAACGCGGATTCCCGGATTACATTATTAAGGAATAA
- a CDS encoding amidohydrolase, producing MDSSFLKEITPQLIKWRRTLHALPELGFMEYITTYRIGKELEKMGFKLYLGKDALDENSRMGLPAQADLEAQEKKARDWGVEESWLDQMRGGNTGLVAVWDTNRNGDHVGFRFDIDALPINESTDPAHRPAKYEFGSKEENVMHSCGHDGHTAIGLGVAQYISSHGDQLKGRFTLLFQPAEEGGRGARAMTDKGWLDDVDYFYSGHIGIKSLPVGTIAATTPGFLASTKYNAYFKGVSSHAGINPELGKNALLAATTAANNLYGIPRHHDGVTRVNVGKLAAGSGRNIIPGDSYMEIEVRGETPEIAQYMAEKATRIIKAAADMHDVSCTIEAVGVTEVVVCDKELIPKITEWCASSELVKEVLPSVPVSGSEDVSFMMNRVQKHGGKATFMLFGTKLDYPHHHPQFDFEEEALLVAVDAYIHILNGGSAI from the coding sequence ATGGACAGCAGCTTTTTAAAGGAAATAACTCCCCAGCTGATCAAATGGCGGCGCACTTTGCATGCTCTGCCTGAATTGGGGTTCATGGAGTACATCACTACATACAGAATCGGAAAAGAACTGGAGAAGATGGGTTTCAAGCTTTATTTAGGGAAAGACGCGCTTGACGAGAATTCCCGTATGGGGCTTCCTGCACAAGCTGATCTTGAAGCTCAAGAGAAGAAGGCGAGGGATTGGGGTGTTGAAGAGTCCTGGCTCGATCAAATGCGCGGCGGGAATACCGGGCTTGTGGCAGTCTGGGATACTAACAGAAACGGAGACCATGTTGGTTTCCGCTTTGATATTGACGCATTGCCAATAAACGAATCGACAGATCCTGCACATCGTCCAGCCAAATACGAATTTGGCTCGAAAGAAGAGAATGTGATGCACTCGTGCGGACATGACGGACATACTGCCATCGGACTTGGGGTAGCCCAGTATATTTCTTCCCATGGGGATCAACTAAAGGGCCGCTTTACCCTTTTGTTTCAGCCGGCTGAAGAAGGTGGAAGAGGGGCTCGGGCAATGACAGACAAGGGCTGGCTTGATGATGTCGATTATTTTTATTCAGGCCACATCGGCATTAAGTCCCTGCCCGTTGGAACAATTGCAGCCACAACGCCGGGATTCCTGGCTTCAACTAAATACAATGCTTATTTTAAAGGTGTTTCCTCACATGCCGGCATTAATCCGGAGCTCGGGAAAAATGCTTTATTGGCGGCGACAACGGCTGCTAACAACCTCTATGGCATTCCGCGCCATCATGATGGCGTCACCAGGGTGAATGTTGGGAAGCTTGCTGCAGGCAGCGGCCGGAACATCATCCCGGGAGACAGTTATATGGAAATAGAAGTGCGGGGTGAGACACCGGAGATTGCTCAATATATGGCTGAAAAAGCGACCCGGATTATTAAGGCGGCAGCAGATATGCATGATGTGTCCTGCACAATCGAAGCAGTCGGAGTTACGGAAGTGGTTGTCTGTGATAAAGAGCTGATACCTAAAATCACCGAATGGTGTGCATCAAGCGAGCTTGTGAAAGAAGTGCTTCCTTCAGTCCCTGTCTCCGGATCGGAAGATGTCAGCTTTATGATGAATAGGGTCCAGAAGCATGGCGGCAAAGCTACGTTTATGCTGTTTGGAACGAAGCTTGATTATCCTCACCACCATCCTCAATTTGATTTCGAGGAAGAAGCTTTATTGGTTGCGGTTGATGCTTATATTCATATCTTAAATGGCGGATCGGCCATTTAA
- a CDS encoding M20 family metallopeptidase: MSNNFAKTFLTENKETFEKISEYIYHHPETRFEEYASAEFLASECEKAGFQVERKSGNIETAFVASYGSGAPVIGFLGEFDALSGLGQVPNKTSYEPTELKVGHGCGHNLLGTGAFAAACAAKKYLEENNLPGTVKFFGCPGEEGGSGKTFMVREGVFDGVDAALTWHPSPANSIMSLSSLANYQVYFRFKGLSSHAANSPHLGRSALDAVELMNVGVNYLREHVVPEARMHYAITNTGGISPNVVQADAEVLYLIRAPKVQQVEEIYKRVCKIAEGAALMTETELTIEFDKACSNYIPNRSLEKILHQSLQEAGIEKPDEEEKAFAEKLWTTLSEGEKESYLDILRGFGYVGDGSEFEGKYLAETISAYEPSKEVLAGSTDVSDVSWVVPTAQLTASTSALGTPLHTWQMTTQGISSYAHKGMLRAAEAMALTAVKLLTDQEELEAVKQEFNEFKQANPYTCPIPEEVKPSTLK, encoded by the coding sequence ATGTCGAACAACTTTGCAAAAACATTTTTAACAGAGAACAAAGAGACGTTTGAAAAAATCAGTGAGTATATCTATCATCATCCGGAAACTAGATTTGAAGAGTATGCATCAGCAGAATTTTTAGCTTCTGAGTGCGAAAAAGCAGGCTTTCAGGTGGAACGCAAATCCGGAAACATTGAAACCGCGTTTGTAGCTTCCTATGGAAGCGGAGCCCCTGTTATTGGCTTTCTCGGGGAGTTTGATGCTCTGTCCGGATTGGGGCAGGTGCCCAACAAGACTTCGTACGAGCCAACCGAGCTGAAAGTCGGTCACGGCTGCGGGCATAATCTGCTTGGGACCGGCGCTTTTGCGGCAGCCTGTGCAGCAAAAAAGTATTTAGAAGAAAACAATCTGCCTGGGACTGTAAAGTTTTTTGGCTGTCCGGGTGAAGAAGGCGGTTCCGGAAAAACCTTCATGGTCCGTGAAGGAGTATTTGATGGGGTGGACGCAGCCTTAACATGGCATCCATCTCCTGCCAACAGCATCATGAGCTTATCGAGTCTCGCAAACTATCAGGTTTATTTTCGATTTAAAGGCTTATCGTCACATGCGGCGAACTCACCTCATCTTGGACGAAGTGCCCTGGATGCGGTTGAGCTGATGAACGTGGGTGTGAATTACCTTCGCGAGCATGTCGTGCCGGAAGCCAGGATGCATTACGCCATCACCAACACAGGGGGCATCTCGCCAAATGTCGTACAAGCAGACGCTGAAGTGCTGTATCTGATCCGCGCACCAAAGGTTCAGCAGGTGGAGGAAATCTACAAGCGGGTTTGCAAAATCGCGGAGGGCGCGGCTCTGATGACAGAAACAGAGCTTACCATTGAGTTTGACAAGGCATGCTCCAATTATATTCCAAACCGCAGCCTTGAAAAAATTCTCCATCAAAGCCTTCAGGAAGCCGGCATCGAAAAACCGGACGAAGAAGAAAAGGCCTTTGCCGAAAAGCTTTGGACAACCCTATCAGAAGGTGAAAAAGAAAGCTATTTAGATATTTTAAGAGGATTTGGATATGTAGGGGACGGCAGTGAATTTGAAGGAAAGTACCTGGCAGAAACGATTTCAGCCTATGAACCTTCCAAAGAAGTTCTTGCCGGCTCTACAGATGTCTCAGATGTAAGCTGGGTCGTTCCAACCGCACAGCTGACAGCCTCAACATCAGCACTGGGCACACCGCTGCATACATGGCAGATGACCACCCAAGGCATCAGCAGCTATGCCCACAAAGGCATGCTCCGGGCAGCAGAAGCCATGGCTTTAACAGCTGTCAAACTGCTGACAGACCAGGAAGAATTAGAAGCTGTCAAACAGGAGTTCAATGAATTCAAACAAGCTAATCCTTACACATGTCCAATTCCTGAAGAGGTTAAGCCTTCTACATTAAAGTAA
- a CDS encoding AbgT family transporter, with protein MKTEKQGQKVVTENKKTGIAQRFLNGVEKVGNKLPDPFILFAGLAVLVIIVSAIFSAFGATVVHPGSGEELEVKNLASAEGLNFILTSMLDNFTGFAPLGLVLSMMLGIGLAEKVGMLDYAIKKTILKSPPALITYTVVFVGIMGNIASDAAMVLVPPLAAMVFYKIGRNPIAGLAAGYASAGAGFTANLLIAGTDALLAGISTEAAKIIDENIVVTPIDNWYFNIVSVFVLTIVGGLVTTKFIEPRLGEYKGDEVKEAIAEDPPNAGKALRNAAIAGFAYIALIVGTILIPNSPLTNEDGGLVPSPFLDGIIPIILFFFIIIGTVYGITVGNIKSSKDVANFMAESMKDMASYIVLIFAIAQFIAYFSWSNIATWVAVNGAEFLKDVEFTGIGLIIGYIIFTASLNFLITSGSAKWALEAPVFVPMFMQLGYHPAFTQVAYRVADSSTNIVTPMMPYMVIALSFMQKYDKKAGIGTFISLMLPYSVTFLITWIIMLLVFVFFGIPFGPGIGPYL; from the coding sequence ATGAAAACAGAAAAACAAGGACAGAAAGTGGTAACAGAAAATAAAAAAACAGGGATTGCCCAGAGATTCCTCAATGGAGTTGAGAAGGTCGGCAACAAGCTCCCGGATCCATTTATATTATTTGCCGGGCTCGCAGTGCTTGTGATTATTGTTTCAGCAATCTTTAGCGCCTTTGGGGCTACTGTTGTCCATCCCGGATCTGGAGAGGAGCTGGAAGTTAAGAACCTGGCATCTGCAGAAGGCCTGAATTTCATCCTGACATCCATGCTTGATAACTTCACCGGGTTCGCTCCGCTTGGCCTGGTTCTGTCCATGATGCTCGGGATCGGTCTTGCTGAGAAAGTCGGCATGCTGGATTATGCCATTAAGAAAACGATTTTAAAATCACCGCCTGCATTAATCACGTATACAGTTGTGTTTGTCGGTATTATGGGGAATATCGCTTCAGATGCTGCGATGGTTCTGGTGCCGCCGCTTGCTGCAATGGTTTTCTATAAAATCGGCCGTAACCCGATTGCCGGATTGGCTGCAGGATATGCATCAGCGGGTGCCGGGTTTACCGCAAACCTGCTGATTGCGGGAACGGACGCACTTTTGGCAGGGATTTCAACAGAAGCTGCCAAGATTATAGACGAGAATATTGTCGTTACGCCAATTGATAACTGGTATTTTAATATTGTTTCTGTATTTGTTTTAACCATTGTCGGCGGACTTGTTACGACGAAATTCATTGAACCGCGTCTTGGAGAATATAAAGGCGATGAGGTAAAGGAAGCTATTGCTGAAGATCCGCCTAATGCCGGCAAGGCTTTGCGGAATGCAGCCATTGCCGGGTTTGCCTATATTGCCCTTATTGTGGGAACGATCCTTATACCAAACAGCCCGTTAACCAATGAAGATGGCGGACTTGTTCCATCTCCATTCCTGGATGGCATTATTCCAATTATTCTGTTCTTCTTCATCATTATTGGTACTGTATATGGTATTACGGTTGGAAACATTAAGAGCAGTAAAGATGTTGCCAACTTTATGGCTGAATCGATGAAGGATATGGCGTCCTATATTGTCTTAATCTTCGCAATCGCCCAATTCATCGCATACTTCAGCTGGTCCAATATCGCTACATGGGTAGCGGTAAATGGGGCAGAATTCCTGAAGGACGTGGAGTTCACCGGAATCGGATTGATTATTGGCTACATCATTTTTACAGCTTCCTTGAACTTCCTGATCACTTCGGGTTCAGCAAAGTGGGCGCTTGAAGCACCTGTGTTTGTGCCAATGTTTATGCAGCTTGGCTATCACCCTGCATTCACGCAAGTGGCATACCGTGTAGCAGATTCATCTACGAATATCGTGACACCGATGATGCCATATATGGTTATCGCCCTGTCGTTTATGCAGAAGTATGATAAAAAAGCGGGAATTGGAACATTCATTTCATTAATGCTTCCGTACTCGGTTACGTTCCTGATCACGTGGATCATTATGCTTTTAGTGTTCGTCTTCTTTGGAATCCCGTTTGGTCCGGGAATCGGTCCTTATCTATAA
- a CDS encoding M20 family metallo-hydrolase, with amino-acid sequence MSNLENQLKEWRRDFHRYPEGGFLEMRTASIVASILDDLGFQLEMGRKVMAADYFMGKPNQEETAAHYRWALENGAKKEYIEAFTDGYTGIVATMDTKKDGPVIAFRVDMDALPIHESEADSHFPQKEGFRSAVPNTMHACGHDAHTTIGLGLANLIAENKDSLKGKIKLIFQPAEEGTRGARSMSEAGVVDDVDYLIASHVGTGVPDGHFVASKNGFLATSKLDVTFKGVSSHAGGNPEEGKNALLAAASAALNIYAIPRHSEGATRINVGEMHAGSGRNIIADKAVLKIETRGETTKINEYVKAQAEAVIAGSAQMYGVEYEIRTVGEAISAQGSKELASVLHACAQEASYIKESILEDDSPAGSEDATFFMERVQQNGGQATYCIFGTELAAGHHNEKFDINEGTMLNAVRLLFESIKKLN; translated from the coding sequence GTGAGTAATCTTGAAAATCAATTAAAAGAGTGGCGGCGTGATTTTCACCGCTATCCAGAGGGAGGATTCCTGGAAATGCGGACAGCCTCCATTGTCGCATCGATCCTGGATGACCTTGGATTCCAGCTGGAAATGGGCAGGAAGGTAATGGCAGCTGATTATTTTATGGGGAAGCCGAATCAAGAGGAAACAGCCGCACATTATCGATGGGCTCTCGAAAACGGTGCGAAAAAAGAATATATCGAAGCTTTTACAGACGGCTATACAGGCATTGTCGCAACAATGGATACTAAAAAGGATGGCCCGGTGATTGCATTCCGTGTTGATATGGATGCATTGCCGATCCATGAATCAGAGGCAGACAGCCATTTTCCGCAAAAAGAAGGATTCAGGTCTGCAGTTCCAAACACCATGCATGCCTGCGGACACGATGCACATACAACCATCGGGCTTGGCCTGGCAAACTTAATTGCTGAAAATAAAGACAGCCTTAAGGGGAAAATCAAATTGATTTTTCAGCCTGCCGAGGAAGGCACCCGCGGGGCTCGTTCGATGTCCGAAGCAGGAGTTGTCGATGATGTGGATTATTTAATTGCCTCACATGTCGGTACAGGAGTTCCAGATGGACATTTTGTGGCATCAAAAAACGGATTCCTGGCTACGTCAAAACTTGATGTAACGTTTAAAGGAGTATCTTCCCATGCAGGCGGAAATCCGGAAGAGGGTAAAAACGCTTTGCTCGCCGCCGCTTCTGCTGCCCTGAATATTTACGCTATTCCGCGTCATTCAGAAGGGGCAACCCGCATCAACGTGGGTGAAATGCATGCAGGCTCAGGCCGAAATATCATCGCAGATAAAGCTGTGCTGAAGATAGAAACACGCGGGGAAACGACAAAAATTAACGAATATGTCAAAGCCCAGGCCGAAGCTGTTATCGCAGGATCAGCCCAAATGTATGGCGTAGAATACGAGATTCGTACTGTGGGCGAGGCCATTAGTGCTCAAGGTTCAAAAGAGCTGGCATCCGTCTTGCATGCCTGTGCACAAGAAGCTTCCTATATAAAGGAAAGTATTCTTGAAGATGATTCACCTGCGGGCTCAGAGGATGCAACCTTCTTCATGGAGCGTGTTCAGCAAAATGGAGGTCAGGCCACATACTGCATTTTCGGTACAGAACTGGCTGCAGGCCATCATAACGAAAAGTTTGATATTAATGAGGGCACAATGCTAAATGCCGTCCGGCTGCTGTTTGAATCTATAAAAAAATTAAACTAA
- a CDS encoding M20 family metallo-hydrolase encodes MNEWLDKYLKALNLTDSMNQAKGFCRLGYTEEEWRAIDVFVSIAEDMGLKVRRDEAGNAIARWEAEDSSPAVATGSHVDTVKGGGGYDGVAGVLCGLAAVKKLKEEGFEPASPIEVICFASEESSRFGVSTIGSKAMSGLLNKSEVEDVTDEDGITIRQAVEGMGLSWEAIEKAERPESALKSFIELHIEQGTRIEDAGADFGAVTAVACPIRLKVIINGQMGHTGTTPMGKRKDAFVAAAPLVSFISETALSLSASNAVPIVATASTFELKPNAMNVIPGTVELGVDIRSVEDSLKKEMEELIREKCLQLSESFGVKIEVKTLVHNPSVQLDEAVMRKLQQSGETLGYKALVLESGAGHDVMNMAAKWPSGLLFIPCKNGLSHHPEEFASIEDLRMGTEIIAQYLKNETSI; translated from the coding sequence ATGAATGAATGGTTGGATAAGTATCTGAAAGCGTTAAATTTAACAGACAGCATGAACCAGGCTAAAGGGTTCTGCCGGTTAGGCTACACGGAAGAAGAATGGCGGGCCATTGATGTATTTGTTTCCATTGCAGAGGATATGGGGTTGAAGGTTCGAAGAGATGAAGCGGGGAATGCTATTGCCCGCTGGGAAGCTGAAGATTCCTCACCTGCTGTTGCCACAGGTTCTCATGTGGATACGGTCAAAGGCGGAGGTGGCTATGATGGTGTGGCCGGTGTCCTCTGCGGTCTGGCTGCCGTAAAGAAATTGAAAGAAGAAGGATTCGAACCTGCTTCACCCATTGAAGTCATTTGTTTTGCATCGGAGGAATCATCCCGTTTTGGCGTATCAACCATTGGCAGCAAGGCTATGAGCGGCCTGCTTAATAAGAGCGAAGTGGAAGATGTAACGGATGAGGATGGCATCACCATCCGTCAGGCAGTCGAGGGCATGGGTTTGTCGTGGGAAGCTATTGAAAAGGCTGAACGGCCGGAGTCAGCTCTAAAAAGTTTTATTGAGCTTCACATAGAGCAGGGGACCAGAATTGAAGATGCCGGTGCAGACTTTGGAGCAGTGACGGCAGTTGCCTGCCCAATCCGTTTAAAGGTAATCATCAATGGACAGATGGGGCACACAGGAACGACGCCGATGGGCAAACGAAAGGATGCCTTTGTAGCGGCTGCACCTCTCGTTTCATTCATATCAGAGACAGCTCTTTCTTTATCGGCTTCCAATGCGGTGCCGATTGTAGCGACAGCAAGCACCTTTGAACTAAAGCCGAACGCCATGAATGTGATTCCCGGAACGGTTGAGCTTGGAGTCGATATCCGCAGTGTGGAAGATTCGCTGAAAAAAGAAATGGAGGAGCTCATCCGAGAAAAATGTCTTCAGCTTTCTGAATCTTTTGGTGTTAAAATAGAAGTAAAAACGCTTGTTCATAATCCATCCGTTCAGCTGGATGAGGCAGTGATGCGGAAATTACAGCAATCAGGTGAAACTTTAGGATACAAAGCCTTGGTGCTTGAAAGCGGTGCTGGCCATGATGTCATGAATATGGCGGCCAAATGGCCTTCAGGGCTTTTATTCATTCCCTGCAAAAATGGGCTCAGCCACCATCCTGAGGAGTTTGCCTCTATTGAAGATCTGAGAATGGGAACAGAGATTATCGCTCAATATTTAAAAAATGAAACAAGCATATAA
- a CDS encoding acyl-ACP desaturase, giving the protein MLTNHLDFRLEPKVRELYEEHKKRAEKIDWGYHEFLPWDKAQDFRRVPWDESQVTLPESVITAVETALLTEVNLPWFTSYLDQTFRGSLSVIKEFVHTWTAEEDQHSNLLETYLLITRNVHPGRLHQLHKQTVENGWNPDFHTPFETMVYTSMQELATMVFYYNVAKVAGPHDKDLSSLLRRLAKDETLHYAFYRDVIKYHLQLEPNYCYYLGNVIMNFKMPGAVMPDFEDRMAIIAKEANYGPLEYFDQVLDVIIEYWEIEKLRPIAPEAEKARLDILNYHARLKRVRDRFYSKK; this is encoded by the coding sequence TTGTTAACAAATCATCTCGATTTTCGTCTGGAGCCTAAGGTAAGGGAATTGTATGAAGAGCATAAGAAACGTGCTGAAAAAATAGACTGGGGATATCACGAGTTTCTCCCATGGGATAAAGCGCAGGATTTCCGCCGTGTTCCCTGGGATGAGAGTCAGGTGACACTCCCGGAGTCCGTCATTACCGCTGTGGAGACAGCACTATTAACAGAAGTGAATCTCCCATGGTTCACCTCTTATTTGGACCAGACATTTAGAGGTTCATTGAGTGTCATTAAGGAATTTGTGCATACATGGACAGCGGAAGAGGATCAGCACTCCAATCTGCTAGAAACCTATTTGTTAATCACTCGTAATGTCCATCCGGGCAGGCTTCACCAGCTACATAAGCAAACAGTGGAAAATGGATGGAATCCTGATTTCCATACGCCATTTGAAACGATGGTTTATACCTCCATGCAGGAGCTGGCCACCATGGTGTTTTACTATAATGTGGCGAAGGTGGCAGGGCCTCATGATAAGGATTTATCCAGCTTGCTGAGGCGATTGGCTAAAGATGAGACCCTTCATTATGCTTTTTACAGGGACGTTATTAAATATCACCTGCAATTGGAACCTAATTATTGCTACTATCTGGGGAACGTCATCATGAACTTTAAAATGCCAGGTGCTGTCATGCCGGACTTTGAAGATCGGATGGCTATCATCGCAAAAGAGGCCAATTATGGCCCGCTTGAATATTTTGATCAGGTCCTGGATGTCATTATAGAGTATTGGGAAATTGAAAAGCTGAGGCCGATTGCACCTGAAGCAGAGAAAGCAAGACTTGATATCCTAAACTATCATGCTCGCTTAAAAAGGGTGAGGGATCGGTTTTACAGCAAGAAATAA
- a CDS encoding STAS/SEC14 domain-containing protein, giving the protein MLQFIESRSPSTIALAFNGNATKEDAEKLDQYVRENFKGDQKFNILAIMTDVDGTTFQGAAEGIEFDIKRWKQFNKFAVVSDKDWIGTVSQAYKLPAWH; this is encoded by the coding sequence ATGCTGCAATTCATAGAATCCCGCTCTCCCTCTACAATTGCCCTCGCTTTCAATGGGAATGCGACCAAGGAAGATGCTGAAAAACTGGATCAATACGTGAGAGAAAATTTTAAAGGTGACCAGAAATTCAATATTCTAGCCATCATGACGGATGTAGACGGAACAACCTTCCAAGGAGCAGCGGAAGGAATAGAATTTGATATAAAAAGATGGAAACAGTTTAATAAATTCGCTGTTGTCAGTGACAAAGACTGGATAGGAACTGTTTCCCAAGCTTACAAACTACCTGCCTGGCATTAA
- a CDS encoding PAS domain-containing protein: MENNQLETYKQAFEDLNFILDTTHSAITITNGEGVFTRISKSCEKIFGVPESELVGKNAFILEEQGFFSISVTCEVIRKKRRVTIIQKTAANKTVLVTGTPIFNREKRLRKLLTSQRILPKRISWPLTLKDFRQSMSG; this comes from the coding sequence ATGGAGAATAATCAGCTGGAAACATATAAGCAAGCCTTTGAGGATTTAAACTTCATTTTGGATACAACCCATAGCGCAATCACCATTACAAACGGTGAAGGGGTATTTACCAGAATCAGCAAATCCTGTGAGAAAATTTTCGGTGTACCAGAATCTGAACTGGTTGGAAAAAATGCCTTTATACTTGAAGAACAAGGTTTTTTCAGCATTTCAGTCACCTGCGAAGTGATCCGCAAGAAAAGAAGGGTCACCATTATACAGAAAACAGCTGCCAATAAAACGGTCCTGGTAACCGGCACTCCCATTTTTAATAGGGAAAAAAGATTGAGAAAATTATTAACATCTCAAAGGATATTACCGAAACGGATAAGCTGGCCTCTGACCTTAAAAGACTTCAGGCAGAGCATGAGTGGATGA
- a CDS encoding Zn-dependent hydrolase: MEINLSRLMNDFENIVGFTSTPGNGCTRFSYSKEDQRVREYLFARMEELGMDVKVDAIGNIRATYGKELNRPSIMIGSHHDTVKNGGKYDGLTGVLAALEIIRVLKEEKAELQQPIELVSFAEEEGSNFGITMLGSKVFAGKYSLEELKTIKNAKGKSVYETAKDFGLEIDQAERDILQRGEIDAMIELHIEQGQILESQQKSIGIVQAIAGMRTYKVTIEGDSNHAGTTPMDLRSDPMAGAAEIISQIRKTAKNDVLQSTVATVGKIECRPNIPNVIPQEVEFYVDIRDVEAKGVEIVSGKLAQKVKEVSDEHSLKCTIELVGESRTVKLSSRLIEKIEETAIEKRFDYLKLNSGAVHDTAMLSGLTDIGMIFIPSKGGKSHCPEEYTSEIDLKAGCDLLLNVVRKLACKKTEKQKI, encoded by the coding sequence TTGGAGATCAATCTCAGCCGGCTGATGAACGATTTTGAAAACATAGTAGGTTTTACCAGTACGCCGGGCAATGGCTGTACGAGATTCTCGTACAGTAAAGAGGATCAGAGAGTCAGAGAATATCTTTTTGCCCGGATGGAGGAGCTGGGGATGGACGTAAAGGTTGATGCCATCGGAAATATTAGGGCTACATACGGAAAAGAACTGAATAGGCCTTCCATTATGATTGGTTCTCATCACGATACTGTGAAAAATGGAGGGAAATACGACGGGTTAACGGGTGTATTAGCTGCACTGGAAATTATAAGAGTATTAAAAGAAGAGAAGGCAGAATTGCAGCAGCCAATTGAATTGGTAAGCTTCGCAGAAGAAGAAGGCTCCAATTTTGGCATAACCATGCTTGGCAGTAAAGTGTTTGCCGGAAAATATAGTTTGGAAGAATTAAAGACAATTAAGAATGCAAAGGGAAAGTCTGTTTACGAAACAGCTAAAGATTTTGGGCTTGAAATTGATCAAGCAGAAAGAGATATTCTCCAAAGAGGAGAAATAGACGCCATGATTGAGCTGCATATCGAACAGGGACAGATACTTGAAAGCCAGCAAAAATCAATTGGAATTGTCCAGGCTATTGCCGGTATGAGAACGTATAAGGTGACAATTGAGGGAGATTCGAATCATGCAGGGACCACTCCAATGGATTTAAGATCAGATCCAATGGCTGGTGCAGCTGAAATCATCTCCCAAATTCGAAAAACTGCTAAAAATGATGTATTACAGTCAACAGTGGCAACAGTCGGGAAAATAGAGTGCAGGCCAAATATTCCAAACGTGATTCCTCAGGAAGTCGAATTCTATGTGGACATCAGAGATGTTGAAGCTAAAGGAGTAGAAATTGTTTCCGGGAAGCTTGCTCAAAAGGTTAAAGAGGTATCTGATGAGCACTCGTTAAAATGCACAATCGAGCTGGTTGGCGAATCCAGAACAGTTAAGCTTTCATCCCGGCTTATTGAAAAGATTGAGGAAACGGCAATCGAGAAGAGATTTGATTATTTAAAGCTGAATAGCGGTGCTGTACATGATACAGCAATGTTAAGCGGATTGACTGATATAGGTATGATTTTTATTCCGAGCAAGGGAGGAAAAAGCCATTGCCCTGAGGAGTATACAAGTGAAATAGACCTTAAGGCAGGCTGTGATTTATTGCTGAATGTCGTGAGAAAGCTGGCATGCAAAAAAACGGAAAAGCAGAAGATCTAA